In Pseudomonas grandcourensis, the DNA window TGCGGCGGCGCGCCGAAGTTCTGCTGTGGCGGTTGCGAACCGAACGACGAGCGTCCCGGCTCACGCCAGCCACCGCTCGACGGCGGTGCACTCTGGGTTGGCGCGGGCTGTGGCTCACGGGAGCTGCCGCCAAAGATGCTCGACAAAAAGCCACCACTACTCGGCGCAGGAGCCGGGGTCGCCTGGGCCTTGGTCTGTTGCAGTTCGGCCTGCAGCTGCTGGACTTGCTGGGTCAGTTGTTTGTTCTGCTCATCGAGGCTCTTGATCGCCGCCTCTTGCACCAGAATCGCCTGGGTCATGAAATAACCGGCCGCGGGCTGGCGCGTCAGGTGTTCCTTGATCCGCGCCTCGGCCTGGACGTCGCGCGGGGCTGAGTCCGTTTCGGCCTGTTGCAGCCGGGAAAACAGTCCATCGATCAGGGTTTGTTCTTCGCTGTTCATGGCGACCTCGTAGATTGCCGGGGAAATCGTTGCCTTTATCCGATGAGGATAAGGTGCCCAACCTTAATGGAGGCTGAAACAAGATGTTTCAATGTCCTTTACCGAACGTTTACGTTTGCGTCCCCGAGCACTTGATCGGTTAAAGTGAGCCACTGCTTCCAACCTGCGATACCAACTGATGAATCCGTTAGATGTGCTGCGTGACTCCCTGTATTTCTTCAAGCGCAATCTGGGCCAGATCGTGCAACTGTGCCTGCCGCTGATAATGCTTGAGGCGCTGTTGCAACAAGTGGTCGACCACTCCACGGAGCCGGACAGTTTCCCCGGCATCAGCGTGATTGTCGGTTTGCTGGTGTACCCGCTGTACACCGCCGCGCTGATTCTGTTTCTCGACGCCCGCAGCCGCGGCGAATCGCCGAGCAACCGCGAGCTGCTGTCTAGGTCCGCCTACCTGTGGCCACGCTTCGCCCTGCTGACGGCGCTCAATACCGTGCTGATTCTGCTGGGCCTGTCGCTGTATTTCCTGCCGGGTATCTACCTGATGGTGACCCTGGCGTTTGGCGAATACCTGCTGGTGTTGCGCGGCCTGGCGCCGCTGGCGGCCATGAAGGAAAGCCTGCGCATGACCAAAGGTCACTTCCTGCGCATCCTGTTGTGCATTCTGTGTGTGATGGGGCCGTTGTGGCTGCTCAAGGGGGCCACCCTGGCGGTGTACCCGGAACCTCAGAACCCGGTGATCTCGCTGCTGATCGACAGCGCCCACAGTTTCCTGCAGCTGTTTACCAGTGTGGTGCTGTTCCGGCTGTTCATGCTGATCAACCCGTTGCCTGAGAGAAATGACAGCGCGCTCTGACCTTGGGCGCGGCCATCGCTCTCGGGTATGCTCGGGAGCAATTTTGTAACGCTAATAAGCCGAGCCATGACCCGTCTACTGCGCTACACCCTGCTGGGCCTGCTGATCGTGACCGGCCTGATCGCCGTGATGATCTACAGCCTGACCTGGCGCCCTGATGCCAAAGAAGTGTTGCCCGTCAGTTGCAGTGCCCATGCCCCCTCCCTGGTCCCCGGGCAGGCGTTGAAGGTGATGACCTGGAACGTCCAGTCCCTGGCCGGCAAGCGTTACGTATTCTGGAATGACCTGGCCGCCGGCACCGACGAACGCCCCACAGCGGAAGACATGGCCTTCAGCCTCGACGAAGTGGCGCGGGTGATTCGCGACGAACAGCCGGACATCGTGCTGTTGCAGGAACTGGACGACGGCGCCAAGGCCAGCGATTACCAACACCAGTTCAAACTGCTGCAAGAACGGCTCGCCGACTTGTATCCGTGTGGCACCAGCGCGTTCGACTGGAAGGCCGACTTCGTGCCGGACCCGCACATCTTCGGCAGTGTCGGCCGGCAACTGGCGACCCTGAGCCGTTACCAGATCGAACATGCCGAACGGCTGCAGTTGCCAGTCGCCTCGGGCAATCCGCTCAGCCGCCAATTCAAACCCAGAGATGCCTTGCTGGTGAGCTACTTGCCGTTGAGTGATGGCGGGCAAATAGCGGTGCTCAATACCCATCTGGACCGCGCCAGCCAAGCCGACAACTACTTGCAAAACCAGGTGAACGCCGTGGCCAGGACCCTCGATAAATTCGAAAGCCGTGGCACGCCGTGGCTGATCGGTGGGGATTTCAACCTGTTGCCGCTGGGCCAGTATCGACGCCTGTCCGATGCGCAACGCGCGCCCTACTCCGCCGACAGCCCGTTGCACCTGCTGTGGGACAAGTACCCGATGATCCCGACCAACAACGAAGCCAGTGGTATCGACCGCGAACGCTGGCTGACCCATTACCCGAACGATCCCGGGCTGAACGGCCCGGACCGGACCGTCGACTACCTGTTCTACAGCCCGCGGATCAAACGGGTGGAGGCAATGGTGCGCCAGGATGATACGTTGCGTATCTCCGATCACCTGCCAGTGATTGCGCGGTTCCTGCTGCCGGCTGCGCCGTAGCACCTCACTCCAGCCAGACACAAAACCTGTGGGAGCGAGATTGCTCGCTCCCACAGGGTCTGTGTATGCCCGACTTAATGCACCTCCTCCAGATCATCATGCAGCAGCCCGAAGATCTCGCGCTTCATCTCGATGAACGAGCGCTCCATGACCATATCGAGGTTGCGTGGGCGCTCAATCGGTACATCCAGAATCTGCTTGATCCGCCCAGGCCTGGCGCCCATCACATACACCCGGTCGCCGAGCAGGATCGCCTCGTCGATGTCGTGGGTCACGAACAACACGGTCTTCTTGCTGTTGCCCCACACCCGCAACAACAACTGCTGCATTTGCAGGCGCGTCTGGCTGTCGAGGGCGCCGAAGGGTTCGTCCATCAACAGGATTTGCGGGTCATTGGCCAGCGCGCGGGCGATGGCGACGCGCTGCATCATGCCACCAGACAACTGCTTGGCGTAGTTGTCGGCAAAGCCGCTCAGGCCCACTTCGTTGACGTAGTAATCAACGATGTCCTTGCGCTGCGCCGCCGGCATGCCGCGCCGCTTGAGGCCGAACTCGACGTTCTGCCGCACCGTCAGCCACGGAAACAGCGTGTAGCTCTGGAACACCATGCCGCGATCCGCACCGGGGCCTTCCACCTGTTGGCCGCCGACGTAAATCTCGCCCGAGGTCGGTTCGGCCAGGCCGGCGGTGAGGTACAGCAGGCTCGACTTGCCGCAACCCGAAGGTCCGACCAGTACGGCGAATTGCTGGTCCGGCACCTCGAACGACACTTCCTCCAACGCGGTAAAGGTACCGCCATCGGGCTTCTTGTAACTCAGGCTGACCTTGTCCACTTGCAACCGTGGCGCGTTCGCCGGGGCAGCATGAGGGGCGGTAAAACGATGAGTGGCGGCGGTTACTGAGCCCATGCGGTGATCCTCAGACGTAGGAAACGGAACAGTTGATCGGTGACCAGGCCCAGCAGACCGATGATCGCGATGGCGAGGAAAATCACATCCACCTGGAAGCCACGCATGGCCTTGAGGCTCAGGTAACCCAGGCCACTGGAAGCGGCGACCAGTTCAGCCACCACCAGGTAAGTCCAGGCCCAGCCCATGGTCACGCGCAGGGTGTCGAGCACACCTGGCAAGGAAGCCGGAGCGATCACGTGCAGCACCGCATCACGACGGTTGGAACCCAGGGTGTAGGAGGCGTTGATCAGGTCCTTGGAGATGCCTTTGGACACGTCCGCGATCATCACCAATTGCTGGAAAAATACGCCGAAGATGATCACCGACACCCGCTGCTCCAGACCGATGCCGATCCACAGGATGAACAGCGGCACGAACGAGGTCACCGGCAGGTAGCGAATGAAATTCACCAGCGGCTCAAGAAAGGCCTGGACGATGCGGAAGCTGCCCATCAACAGCCCCAACGGCACCGCCACCAGGGAGGACACGATGAAACCGACCATCACTACTTCGACACTGGCCCACACATGCTGGCCGAGGGTGCCGTCGCGACCCAGGCGCACGGCGGCCTCGACCACCGCGCCCGGCGTCGGCAGGAACATGCCCGGCACCACGCCGCCGTAGGACAAGCCGGCCCACAGGCCGACCAACAGCACCCAGGCCAGGCCGCTCGCGCTCCAGATCACCGAGACCGGCAAACCGGTCTTGGGCGTGATGCAACGGCTCAGCCATGAATTGCGCTTGAACATGCAGCCTCCTAGAGCGGGGTGACGAAACGGTTGTCGATCAGGTCGTCATTGCTGACGTTGTAGGGCTTGCCTTGCAGCTCGCTGGCGGTCTCGTTGGCCAGTTTGATCAGCGGTGCGCTGTCACCCGGTTTGCCCGGCGCGCCCAGCAGTTTTTCGCTCATGGCCTGATCGTAGAAACGCACGCCTTGCGCTGCGGCTTCCAGTTCCTTCGGATCGGCCAGGTAACCGCCAACACCCTTGGCCATGATTTTGTAGGCTTCCTGCGGATGATCCTTGGTGTACTGCACGGCTTTGTACAAACCGGCCACCAGGGCCTTGACGTCTTCCGGCTGTTTTTCGATCACGGTGCAGTTCAGTGCGACCACGTCGACGATCACCCCCGGTGTGCTGCTGCTGTCGATCAGCACCTTGCCCTGCTGCTTGTCGCGAACCATCGACAGGTGCGGCTCCCAGGTCACGGCAGCCGGTACGCGACCGGCGATGAACGCGGTGGCGGCGTCGTCGGCCGTCATGTTCTGCACGGTGATGTCGCTCATTTTCATGCCGTTCTTTTTCAGCAGATACGACAACCAGAACTGCGAGGTCGAACCTTCGTTCACCGCCACGGCCTGGCCTTTGAGCTCTTGCAGGCTCTTGACGTCCTTGCCTACCAGCACGCCGTCGCCACCATGGCTGTCGTCCAGCGCGGCCACGGCCTTGAAGCAGAATTGCGGACGGTACTTGAGCACCTCGTCGATGGTCGACGCCGAGCCGGACAACTCGCCGGAAGCTTGTGCGGCCATGTACATCGCCGCTTCTTCGACCACCGGCAACTCGACGGTCAAACCGTTCTCCTTGAAGTAGCCGAGGTCCTGGGCCAGGTACAGGGTGCCGTAGCCGACCCAGGTGGTATGACCGATGGACAGGGTGCCGGCCTGGGCGCTGGTGGCGACCGTCGCGGCGATGGCGGTGACCGCCAGTGGATGGGCAACGCGGGTAAGCAAGGACTTGATCATGGAGCACTCCCAAAGCTGTTGATTTAGTTTTGTCATGGGCAGTACGGCGAGCCCTGAATCGGCTGCGACCTGTGGTCTCTCAGGGACCCTTCGGCGGGCAGCATTCGGCGGGCTGGCGATATCGATGTTGGCCCAAGGGCGGGATTAGGAAAATGAGGAAATATGTGGATGCGAGTGATGAAAAAACTGGTTAGCGCGCACCGCGAAAGGGCGCTGTGGGCGGGGATGCCCGAGGTGGGTGCAAAGCTTGAGAACAGCAAAAGATCGCAGCCTTCGGCAGCTCCTACATTGGAATGCGATCCCCTGTAGGAGCTGCCGAAGGCTGCGATCTTTTATGTCTGTCGCAATCGCGAGCAGGCTCGCTCCTACAGGGGTCTATGTCGCCCTCGTTTCCGATGATCGACACAAATCCAATGTAGGAGCGAGCCTGCTCGCGATAAGGTCCGCAGGACCTTCCAGCAAGATCAGAGCCGGCCGTATTCCTGCGCCGTCCGATCCAGCGCTTTCAGGGTCTTGCTGATCAGCTCGTCAATCTCCTCACGACTGGCGATCAAGGCCGGCGCCATGATCATCCGGCCAAGGGTCGAGCGAATGATCACCCCCTCCTCGAAACCAATCGTACGGCAACGCCAGGCAATATCGTTCTCGTTGGCGAAACGCTTGCGAGTGGACTTGTCTTCGGCCAGTTGCAACGCCGCGACCATGCCGGTGCCCTGGATATCACCCACCAGCGGGTGCTTGCCGAACACTTCCCGCAGGCACTGTTGCAGGTACGGGCCGATGTCGTCCTTGACCCGCGTCACCACACCTTCGTCACGTAGCGCCTTGAGGTTGGCAATCGCCACCGCCGCCGCCACCGGGTGCCCGGAATAGGTCAAGCCGTGGGCAAACACGCCGCCCTGCTCCACCAGCACCGAGGCCATTTTCTTCGACAGGATCAAGCCGCCCATGGGGATGTAACCCGAGGTCAGGCCTTTGGCGATGGACAGGGTGTCCGGCTCGAAACCGAAGTACTCGTGGGCGAACCATTCGCCGGTACGACCGAAGCCGCCGATCACTTCATCCGCGCACAGCAGCACATCGTACTTGCGGCAGATGCGCTGGATTTCCGGCCAGTAGCTCTCTGGCGGGAAGATCATGCCGCCGGCGCCCTGGAACGGTTCGGCGATAAAGCCCGCGACCTTGTCCGCACCCAGTTCGAGGATCTTCGCTTCCAGTTGCTGTGCCGCGCGCAGACCGAACTCGGCCGGGGTCAGGTTGCCTTCGTGGGCGAAAAAGTACGGCTCGTCGATGTGCTCGATGTCCGGAATCATGCCGCCCATTTCGTGCATGAACTTCATGCCGCCCAGCGCCGTCGCGGCCAGGGTCGAACCGTGGTAACCGTTCCAGCGGCCGATCATGATTTTCTTCTCGGGCTTGCCGAGCACCTGCCAGTAGCGACGCACCGTGCGGATCAACACCTCGTTGGCTTCGGAGCCGGAGTTGGTGTAGATCGCGTGGCTGTAGTGAGCCGGCAGCAGGCTGAACAGCAGCTCGGACAGCTCGATCACCTGCGGGTGGGTGGTGTGGAAAAACATGTTGTAGTACGGCAACTGTTCCAGCTGCTGGCTCGCCGCAGCGGCCAGGTCCTTGCGCCCATAACCGAGGTTGGTGCACCACAACCCGGACATGCCGTCGAGGTAACGCCGGCCATCGTTGTCCCACAGGTGCAGGCGTTCGCCACGGACCATCACCCGTGGCCCCTCTTCGTTGAGGGCTTTCTGATCGACGAACGCATGGATGTGGTGCGCAGCGTCGGCGGCCTGGTAGTCGCGGGTGTCACGTGATGTGGTCATCGCCAGTTCTCCGTTTTGTTATCAGCGCAATTGAAACCAGGTGGTCTTCAACTGGGTGTATTTATCGAATGAATGCAGGGACAGGTCGCGGCCGAACCCCGACTGCTTGCCGCCGCCAAAAGGCACGGTCACGTCCAGCGCATCGACGCTGTTGACCGACACCGTACCGGCCCGCAATTGTCGCGCCACACGGTGGGCGCGGTTGAGGTCGTCGGTCCACAGCGAAGCCGCCAGACCGTAGACGCTGTCGTTGGCCAACTGCAAGGCGTGGGCCTCGTCGTCGAATGGCGTAATCGCCAGCACCGGGCCGAACACTTCATCGCGAAACAGCGGCATGTCCGGCGTCACGCCGGTGAAAATCGTCGGTTGGATGAAGTTGTCCGAGCCGTTGAAGATCGACTGCCGACCACCACAAACCTTGGTCGCGCCTTGCTGCTCGGCCTGCTGGATGAATTTCATGATGCGCGCAGTCTGACGGCTGTCGACGATGGCCCCGGCGGCGCTCGACGGGTCCAGCGGATCGCCCGGCAACCAGCGTTCGGCCTGGGCCTTGAGGCGCTCGACGAACTCGTCATGGATCGAGCGCTGCACCAGCAACCGCGAGTTGGCCGAGCAGACTTCGCCCTGATTGAAGAAGATGCCGAATGCGGCTTTTTCCGCTGCCAGATCGAGGTCCTGGCAATCGGCGAACACCAGGTTCGCACTCTTGCCACCGCACTCCAGCCACACCTGCTTGAGGTTCGACTGGGCCGAGTACTGCATGAAATATTTGCCGACTTCGGTGGAGCCGGTGAACACCAGGCAATCGACGTCCGGGTGCAGGCCCAGAGCCTTGCCGGTCTGTTCGCCGAGGCCCGGCAGTACGTTGAGTACACCTGGCGGAATCCCCGCCTCCAGCGCCAGCTCAGCCAGGCGCAGGGCGGAAAACGGCGATTGCTCGGCCGGTTTGAGGACTACCGAGTTACCGGCGGCCAGGGCCGGGGCGAGTTTCCACGCCGCCATGTCCAGAGGGAAATTCCACGGCACCACGGCAGCCACTACGCCCAAGGCTTCGCGAGTAATGGTTGCCAGCACGTTCTGCGCACTCGGCGCGACCTGGTCGTAGAGCTTGTCGAGGCTCTCGGCGTACCAGCGGAACACGCCTGCGGCACCCGGTACGTCGATGTTGTAGGCATCGGTGACGGGCTTGCCCATATTCAGCGAATCGAGCAGCGCCAGCTCTTCACGGTTTTCCAGGATCAAGTCGGCCAGGCGCAACAGTACTTGCTTGCGTTCGGTCGGCGAGCGCGCAGCCCAGGTGCCCGCCTCGAAGACCTGCCGCGCATTGTGTACCGCTGCGTTCACATCTTCTTCGCCGCAGGCGGCAATGTTGGCCAGGCATTGCCCGGTGGCAGGGTTGATCGCGGCGAAAGTCTGCCCCGACTGCGCCGGGCGGCGCTGGCCGTCGATCACGGCCTGGTCGGGAAACCGCATAGAAGCGGCCTTGCGTTGCCAATACTCAAGCTCGAACACGTTCAGATGCTCCAGAGGACATTCTTGTGTATTGGATAGTCGCTCAGGCCCGAGCGGTGGAAAACCAGTAAAAATGTGTTCGCAGGCCAAGAAAAAACTACGTAGCCAATCTCCCTTCTGGCGCAGCATGTGGTTATTGTTCAAACACAACAAATCGCTACCCGAGCGGATAGGGGTGGCGCGCAAATTGCCTGGATGCCTGATCCGTTCTCCCCCGAGGTTTGCTGTGGCTGCCTACAATCTGCGTCAACTGAAATACTTCATCACCACCGTCGAGTGCGGCAGCGTCGCCGAGGCCTCGCGCAAGCTGTACATCGCCCAGCCTTCGATCTCCACGGCCATCAAAGGGCTGGAAGACAGTTTCGGCGTGCAACTGCTGATCCGCCATCACGCTCAGGGGGTGTCATTGACCCCCAGCGGTGCACGCTTCTACCGCAAGGCCCAGGAACTGCTGCGCATGGCCAAGGAGTTCGAGCAGAACGCCTTGGCCGACAACGACGTGGTCGCCGGGCAGATCGATATCGGCTGCTTCGAAACCGTCGCGCCGCTGTACCTGCCGCAATTGATTGCCGGGTTTTCGGCGCTGTACCCGGGGGTGGAAATCCGCATCCGCGACGGCGAGCAACAAGAGCTGGTGCAAGGCCTGACCTCCGGTGCTTTCGATCTGGCGATTCTTTACGAGCACGATCTGGACGGCACCATCGAGACCGAACCGCTGATGCCGGCGCAACGACCTTACGCCCTGCTGCCGGCGGATCACCGCTTTGCCCAGCAAGCGCAAGTGTCGCTGCGGGATCTGTACCTGGAGCCGATGATTCTTCTGGACGTGCAGCCGAGCCGGACCTACTTCGTCAGCCTGTTCGAAGAGCTGGGCCTGACGCCACGGATCGCCTTCAGCTCGCCATCGATCGAGATGGTGCGCGGCATGGTCGGACAGGGATTCGGGTTCTCAATCCTGGTGACCAAACCGCATTCGGAGTGCACCTACGACGGGCAAAAAGTGGTGTGCGTGGACATTTCCGAGGACGTCACCGGTTCCGGGCTGGTGGCGGCATGGCTCAAGCGTGGGCAACTGACCAAGCCGGCGCAGTTGTTTGCTGACTATTGCCGCGAACAACTGACCGCCAAGGCTGAAAGACCTGCCCCGTAACTACTTGCGCGGTTTTATCCGCGCGGTGGCTTCGGCCACCAGCGGATCATCCGGCCAGTAATGCTTCGGATAACGCCCCTTCAAATCCTTCTTCACCTCGGCATAGGTGCTGCGCCAGAAGTTGGCCAGGTCCTGAGTCACCTGCACCGGCCGCCGCGCCGGGGACAACAGATGCAGTTTGACCACCTGCCGCCCCCCGGCAATGCGCGGGGTTTCGGCCAGGCCGAACAACTCCTGCAAGCGCACCGCCAGAATCGGCGGCTGTTCGCTGTAGTCCAGACGAATCGACGAACCCGACGGCACGCTTAGATGATGGGGCGCCAGTTCGTCCAGCCGTTGCGGCAGCGGCCACGGCAGCAGGTTGTGGACGATGCTCGACAGGTCCAGGTTGGCGAAGTGACTGAGCCGCGAAACCTTGCCCAGATACGGCATCAGCCAGTGTTCCAGACTCTTGAGCAACGCCGCATCGCTGACATCGGGCCACTCGCTCTCGCCCTTGGCGGCGAGGTCCAGTTGCCGCAACAAGGCGACCCGCGCCTGCCACTGACGCAGCTCCGGGGTCCACGGCAACAGCTCCAGGCCTTTGCGCCGCACCAGGTTGACCAGCGCCTGGCTGCGGGCGGTTTCGTCGAGGCCGGTCAGTGGCTCGCGGCTGAGGATCAGTTCGCCAACCTTGCGCTGACGCTCGGCCCGCAGCACGCCTTCGCGCTCATCCCAATCCAGTTGATCGACGCAGCGTACCTGCTCGGCCAGTACTGAATCGAAGAGCGCCGGATCGAAGTCCGTCGCCAGGTAAATCCGCTCCTCACGCTGGCCCTGGCGACTGCCCAGATCGGCAATCACCAGCCACGCTTGCTTCATCAGGCTGTCGGCTTCGGCGAACAGTGCGGCACGTCCGTTGGCCAAGCGATATTCCGCACCACCGGGGCGCCGTTGCTGGGCGACCCGGTCGGGATAGGCCAGCGCCAGCAACGCGCCGAGCCAGCGCGGATGATCGGGATCGCTGACCGGCTCCGAGGCTTTGCCGCGCAGGTAACCACGATACTGCCGCGCCAGTTGCCGGGCGCGTTGCACCCCGCCCTGGGCACCGCGTGCGGCGCGTTCTTCGCCAGACAGCAATACCAGTCGGCTGTGCAAGTCCGCCCCGGCGCCGCGCAAGATATCGCGCTCGCCGAGCAGTGCCGCGACATCACAGGCCATGTCCGCCAGACCCAGCGCCTGGCCGCGCAACAGCAAATGCGCGATGCGCGGATGCGCCGGCAGTTCGGCCATGGCCTGACCGTGACGGGTCAGCGCTTCGCCCTCCAGAGCCCCCAGGCGTTCGAGCAGATCCTGAGCCTGTGCATAAGCGGCGGCCGGCGGCACGTCGAGCCACACCATTTGCCCGGGCGTCACGCCCCAACGCCCCAGTTGCAAGGCCAGCCCGGCGAGGTCCGCCGAAAGGATTTCCGCACTGCCATAGGCCGCCAATTGCTCGTGCTGATCCTGGGACCACAAGCGATAACACACGCCGGCTTCCAGGCGCCCGGCCCGGCCCGCGCGCTGGATGGCGCTGGCCTTGGAAATGCGCTGGGTGTCGAGACGGGTCATGCCGCTGCCGGGGTCGAAACGCGGCACCCGCGCCAGCCCGGCATCGATTACGACGCGTACGCCGTTGATGGTCAGGCTGGTTTCGGCAATGTTGGTGGCCAGCACCACTTTGCGTTTGCCCGCAGGAGCCGGATCGATTGCTGCCCGTTGCGCGGCGAGGTCCAGTTCACCGTGCAATGGGCACAGTAGAACCTGAGTGTTTTCGCCCAAGGCATCGGCCAGTTGCTGATGCACGCGGCGGATTTCTGCCTGCCCCGGCAGGAACACCAGCACGCTGCCGGTCTCGTCGTTCAAGGCTTCGAGGATGGTCTGCACCAGACGCGGCTCGATGAATTCACCGGTCTGGAACGGCCGGCCCCAACGCATCGCCACCGGGTACATGCGCCCTTCGCTGCGCAGGATCGGCGCGTCGTCGAGCAACCCGGCCAAGCGTTCGCCTTCGAGCGTGGCGGACATCAAGAGGATTTTCAGCGGCTGATCGTCACGGAACAGTTCGCGGCCATTGAGGCTCAGGGCCAGCGCCAGATCAGCGTCGAGGCTGCGTTCGTGAAATTCGTCGAAGATCAGCAGGCCCACGCCCTCAAGCGCAGGGTCATCCTGCAAACGCCGGGTGAGGATGCCTTCGGTGACCACTTCGATGCGGGTGTTGGGGCCGACCTTGCTGTCGAGCCGAATGCGATAGCCCACGGTTTCGCCGACCTTCTCCCCCAACTCACTGGCCAGACGTTCCGCCGCTGCACGCGCGGCCAACCGGCGGGGTTCGAGCATCAGGATGGTCTGCCCGGCCAGCCACGGTTCATTGAGCAAGGCCAAAGGCACCCGGGTGGTTTTACCGGCGCCGGGCGGCGCTTCAAGCACGGCTTCGTGGCGTGTAGCGAGGGCTTCACGCAGGGCGGGTAAAACTTCATCGATCGGCAAAGAAATCATGCTGGCTCCAAAACAGAGGCGCGAGTATAACGGCGAACTGTTTGGCGTAGTCTGGGCTCTAACCAGTAACGTTATTGGCGTTCTACTCAGGAGATTTCATATGCGTGCTCCCTTTCGCCTGATTGGCGGTGTTCTGGTCGCAACCTTGCTGACTCAAGTGACCGCCTGCGGTTCGATCTTCTACCCGGATCGCCGGGGCCAGATCGAAGGCAAGATCGACCCGGCCATCGCCGCGCTCGACGCCGTGGGCCTGCTGTTCTACATCATCCCCGGCCTGATCGCATTTGCCGTGGACTTCGCCACCGGCGCGATTTACTTCGAGCCGGGCAAGACCGCCCAGGTCGACCCGCAAAAACTCAAGGACGCCATCGGTGCCGACGGCAAGGTCGATAACCGCAAGTTGCAGACTATTCTGGAAAGCGAACTGGGCCGCAGCTTCCCGCTGGACGATCCACGCCTGATCCAGAGCAAAGGCAGCGCACAGCAACTGGCGATGTTCGGCCTGCAACCCGCAGCGTAATCCCTACGCGCGAAAGGACTCTTCAAGGAACGATGGCCTCTATGACCTCCAGCTCCGAACACGCCCGCCTGCTGCGGCTGGCGACCCGTGCCTCGGTGGCGGTGGCGTGCACATTGATTGTCGCCAAAGCCATCGCCTGGTGGCTGAGCGGCTCGGTGAGCATGCTCGCCGGGCTCACCGACTCGACACTCGACGGCGTCACGTCATTGCTCAACCTGCTGGCGGTGCATTACGCCCTGCGCCCCGCCGACAATGATCATCGCTACGGGCACGGCAAGGCCGAATCGTTGGCTGGCATGGCCCAGGCGTTGTTCATTGGTGGCAGTGCGGTGCTGATCGCGTTGCAGGCCTATGAGCGGCTCAAACATCCCGAACCGGTCGGCGCGCCGTGGATCAGTATCGGCGTGATTGTGTTCTCCCTCGCGTTGACCCTGGCGTTGTTGATGTTTCAACATCGGGTGGTCAAGGCCACCGGCTCCAACGCGGTGCGCGCCGACTCCCTGCACTACCGCTCGGACCTGCTGCTCAACGGCAGCATTCTGATCGCGCTGGTGTTGGCCGGGTTTGGGCTGCACCAGGTCGACCCCTGGTTCGGTCTGGGAATCGCTGCCTACATTCTGTGGAGCGCGGTGCAGATCGCCCGGGAGAGCTTTGCAGTGTTGATGGATGAAGAGCTGCCGCCGGAGGTCAGCCAGCACATGCTGGAATTGGCGTGCAGTGTGCCTGGCGTATTGGGTGCCCATGACCTGCGCACGCGGATCTCCGGCAATCAATGGTTTGTGCAGTTGCATCTGGAGCTGCCGGGGGAACTGACGCTATCCGTTGCCCACGGCA includes these proteins:
- a CDS encoding DUF2076 domain-containing protein, whose protein sequence is MNSEEQTLIDGLFSRLQQAETDSAPRDVQAEARIKEHLTRQPAAGYFMTQAILVQEAAIKSLDEQNKQLTQQVQQLQAELQQTKAQATPAPAPSSGGFLSSIFGGSSREPQPAPTQSAPPSSGGWREPGRSSFGSQPPQQNFGAPPQNYPQQGYAPQQQAPAAAGSSFLGGALKTAAGVAGGVMLAQGISSLFHHNQQPEVVEVIKEEPAQVNDQGNNGWGDDQRMAGNDSYSNDQGGFSDADYSDDSSSFFGGDDDSFV
- a CDS encoding YciC family protein; amino-acid sequence: MNPLDVLRDSLYFFKRNLGQIVQLCLPLIMLEALLQQVVDHSTEPDSFPGISVIVGLLVYPLYTAALILFLDARSRGESPSNRELLSRSAYLWPRFALLTALNTVLILLGLSLYFLPGIYLMVTLAFGEYLLVLRGLAPLAAMKESLRMTKGHFLRILLCILCVMGPLWLLKGATLAVYPEPQNPVISLLIDSAHSFLQLFTSVVLFRLFMLINPLPERNDSAL
- a CDS encoding endonuclease/exonuclease/phosphatase family protein gives rise to the protein MTRLLRYTLLGLLIVTGLIAVMIYSLTWRPDAKEVLPVSCSAHAPSLVPGQALKVMTWNVQSLAGKRYVFWNDLAAGTDERPTAEDMAFSLDEVARVIRDEQPDIVLLQELDDGAKASDYQHQFKLLQERLADLYPCGTSAFDWKADFVPDPHIFGSVGRQLATLSRYQIEHAERLQLPVASGNPLSRQFKPRDALLVSYLPLSDGGQIAVLNTHLDRASQADNYLQNQVNAVARTLDKFESRGTPWLIGGDFNLLPLGQYRRLSDAQRAPYSADSPLHLLWDKYPMIPTNNEASGIDRERWLTHYPNDPGLNGPDRTVDYLFYSPRIKRVEAMVRQDDTLRISDHLPVIARFLLPAAP
- a CDS encoding ABC transporter ATP-binding protein encodes the protein MGSVTAATHRFTAPHAAPANAPRLQVDKVSLSYKKPDGGTFTALEEVSFEVPDQQFAVLVGPSGCGKSSLLYLTAGLAEPTSGEIYVGGQQVEGPGADRGMVFQSYTLFPWLTVRQNVEFGLKRRGMPAAQRKDIVDYYVNEVGLSGFADNYAKQLSGGMMQRVAIARALANDPQILLMDEPFGALDSQTRLQMQQLLLRVWGNSKKTVLFVTHDIDEAILLGDRVYVMGARPGRIKQILDVPIERPRNLDMVMERSFIEMKREIFGLLHDDLEEVH
- a CDS encoding ABC transporter permease, producing MFKRNSWLSRCITPKTGLPVSVIWSASGLAWVLLVGLWAGLSYGGVVPGMFLPTPGAVVEAAVRLGRDGTLGQHVWASVEVVMVGFIVSSLVAVPLGLLMGSFRIVQAFLEPLVNFIRYLPVTSFVPLFILWIGIGLEQRVSVIIFGVFFQQLVMIADVSKGISKDLINASYTLGSNRRDAVLHVIAPASLPGVLDTLRVTMGWAWTYLVVAELVAASSGLGYLSLKAMRGFQVDVIFLAIAIIGLLGLVTDQLFRFLRLRITAWAQ
- a CDS encoding ABC transporter substrate-binding protein, with protein sequence MIKSLLTRVAHPLAVTAIAATVATSAQAGTLSIGHTTWVGYGTLYLAQDLGYFKENGLTVELPVVEEAAMYMAAQASGELSGSASTIDEVLKYRPQFCFKAVAALDDSHGGDGVLVGKDVKSLQELKGQAVAVNEGSTSQFWLSYLLKKNGMKMSDITVQNMTADDAATAFIAGRVPAAVTWEPHLSMVRDKQQGKVLIDSSSTPGVIVDVVALNCTVIEKQPEDVKALVAGLYKAVQYTKDHPQEAYKIMAKGVGGYLADPKELEAAAQGVRFYDQAMSEKLLGAPGKPGDSAPLIKLANETASELQGKPYNVSNDDLIDNRFVTPL
- a CDS encoding aspartate aminotransferase family protein, which gives rise to MTTSRDTRDYQAADAAHHIHAFVDQKALNEEGPRVMVRGERLHLWDNDGRRYLDGMSGLWCTNLGYGRKDLAAAASQQLEQLPYYNMFFHTTHPQVIELSELLFSLLPAHYSHAIYTNSGSEANEVLIRTVRRYWQVLGKPEKKIMIGRWNGYHGSTLAATALGGMKFMHEMGGMIPDIEHIDEPYFFAHEGNLTPAEFGLRAAQQLEAKILELGADKVAGFIAEPFQGAGGMIFPPESYWPEIQRICRKYDVLLCADEVIGGFGRTGEWFAHEYFGFEPDTLSIAKGLTSGYIPMGGLILSKKMASVLVEQGGVFAHGLTYSGHPVAAAVAIANLKALRDEGVVTRVKDDIGPYLQQCLREVFGKHPLVGDIQGTGMVAALQLAEDKSTRKRFANENDIAWRCRTIGFEEGVIIRSTLGRMIMAPALIASREEIDELISKTLKALDRTAQEYGRL